One genomic segment of Thermoplasmata archaeon includes these proteins:
- a CDS encoding proline dehydrogenase family protein, whose translation MGLLTRFASQWVAGETLDDALRVAKDANRRGIDALVNHLGEHYHDKASVEATTREYLRLVSAMRVQGIRGHLSLKPTQFGVLIDRSYALAQMAPVLDAMKADGRVLWLDMEGSNTTDDTIWIGENLRTWYDRVGICVQANLRRTPGDLNWLLDRGIRVRLVKGAYKENPDVAFPTRTEIDRAYLALLETLFERGRDFEVASHDGRMVDRALELARDRPTPFEFAMLQGVRDPLKDELVKQGHRVAEYIPYGPNWLPYFTRRLRERPRNIVTMVRSFVSG comes from the coding sequence ATGGGGCTCCTCACCCGCTTCGCAAGCCAGTGGGTGGCGGGCGAGACCCTCGACGATGCGCTACGCGTGGCGAAGGACGCGAACCGCCGCGGGATCGACGCCCTCGTCAACCACCTCGGAGAGCACTACCACGACAAGGCGAGTGTCGAGGCGACGACCCGGGAGTATCTCCGGCTGGTGTCCGCGATGCGCGTCCAAGGGATCCGCGGACATCTGAGCCTCAAACCGACCCAGTTCGGCGTGCTGATCGACCGGTCGTACGCCCTCGCGCAGATGGCCCCCGTCCTCGACGCGATGAAGGCGGACGGCCGCGTACTGTGGCTCGACATGGAGGGCTCGAACACGACGGACGACACGATCTGGATCGGCGAGAATCTGCGGACGTGGTACGATCGCGTCGGCATCTGCGTCCAGGCCAACTTGCGGCGGACTCCGGGCGACCTGAACTGGCTCCTCGACCGGGGCATTCGCGTGCGCCTCGTGAAAGGCGCATACAAGGAGAACCCGGACGTCGCCTTCCCGACGCGAACGGAGATCGACCGGGCGTACCTCGCCCTGCTCGAGACGTTGTTCGAACGGGGCCGAGATTTCGAGGTCGCGAGCCACGACGGGCGAATGGTCGACCGGGCCCTCGAGCTCGCGAGGGACCGTCCGACGCCGTTCGAGTTCGCGATGCTCCAGGGGGTGCGGGACCCGCTGAAGGACGAACTCGTGAAGCAGGGCCATCGCGTGGCCGAATACATCCCGTACGGCCCGAACTGGCTGCCGTACTTCACCCGCCGGCTGCGGGAACGGCCTCGGAACATCGTCACCATGGTCCGCTCCTTCGTGAGCGGCTGA
- the nth gene encoding endonuclease III codes for MDERAFRRTMAILEKAYPMQDWSRGMTAFEVLVSTVLSQSTTVANERRGLEGLRRRFGEVTPERLAAARDDDIAEAIWHAGLARQKAPRIRSLSKSILEAWNGHVERILDLPTDAARAALMELPGVGPKTADVVLAMAGGHPTFPVDTHIARIARRWNLGRSGDYESIRAALERRTPADKRKPWHLAIIAHGRTLCKARNPRCDECPVRRDCDWYRRVRGPRRSRRRPRDKRLRAPRK; via the coding sequence GTGGACGAGCGCGCCTTCCGGCGGACGATGGCGATCCTCGAGAAGGCCTATCCCATGCAGGATTGGTCGCGCGGCATGACGGCCTTCGAGGTCCTCGTCTCGACGGTCCTGTCGCAGAGCACGACCGTGGCGAACGAGCGACGCGGCCTGGAGGGGTTGCGGAGGCGGTTCGGCGAAGTCACGCCGGAGCGCCTTGCGGCCGCGCGGGATGACGACATCGCGGAGGCGATCTGGCACGCCGGCCTGGCGCGGCAGAAAGCCCCGCGGATCCGGAGCCTCTCGAAGTCGATCCTGGAGGCGTGGAACGGCCACGTCGAGCGGATCCTCGACCTTCCCACCGATGCGGCCCGGGCCGCCCTGATGGAGTTGCCCGGCGTCGGCCCGAAGACGGCCGACGTCGTGCTGGCGATGGCGGGCGGCCATCCGACGTTCCCGGTGGACACGCACATCGCTCGGATCGCGAGGCGGTGGAATCTCGGGCGATCCGGGGACTACGAATCGATCCGAGCCGCCCTGGAGCGGCGCACGCCCGCGGACAAGCGGAAGCCCTGGCACCTCGCGATCATCGCCCACGGCCGGACCCTCTGCAAAGCACGCAATCCGCGGTGCGATGAATGTCCGGTACGGCGGGACTGCGACTGGTATCGGCGCGTTCGAGGCCCGCGTCGATCGCGCAGGCGGCCGCGCGACAAAAGGTTAAGAGCGCCAAGGAAATAG
- the cyoE gene encoding heme o synthase, producing MAVADYIQLMKLRIDALLLLVAAAGYVATSGPQVDPSRFGLLMASGLLAAAGASATNHYLDRDLDSLMRRTQSRPLPQHRIDPPAHALEFGVGFLALGLGIAGFGINVLTAAMIGLGYAIYIGVYTLGLKRSHVSNIVIGGFAGSCPALAGSAAAANAISLPAALIALLVFLWTPGHFWALAYRSRDDYRRAGIPMLPAVRDERTSAWAIGASTAILAVASIAFMFTNAFDFVYLAVAGVAGGVLVALTARFLRTPTAQTAWAGYKFSGVYLTLVLIAIMVDAIVRIPV from the coding sequence GTGGCCGTCGCGGACTATATTCAGTTGATGAAACTGCGGATCGATGCGCTCCTGTTGCTCGTGGCCGCCGCCGGATACGTCGCGACGAGCGGTCCGCAGGTGGACCCGTCCCGGTTCGGCCTGCTCATGGCCTCCGGCCTGCTCGCCGCCGCCGGCGCGAGCGCGACGAACCACTACTTGGATCGCGACCTCGACTCCTTGATGCGGCGCACGCAGTCGCGGCCCCTGCCGCAACACCGAATCGACCCGCCGGCGCATGCGCTCGAATTCGGCGTCGGGTTCTTGGCCCTGGGACTCGGGATCGCGGGGTTCGGGATCAACGTCCTCACGGCCGCGATGATCGGCCTCGGCTACGCGATCTACATCGGCGTGTACACGCTCGGCCTGAAGCGGTCTCACGTGAGCAACATCGTAATCGGAGGATTCGCCGGGTCGTGCCCCGCGCTCGCCGGCTCGGCCGCGGCCGCGAACGCAATCAGCCTGCCGGCCGCTCTCATCGCGCTCCTCGTGTTCCTCTGGACCCCCGGCCACTTCTGGGCGCTCGCATACCGGAGCCGAGACGACTACCGCCGCGCCGGAATCCCGATGTTGCCCGCGGTCCGCGACGAGCGCACGTCGGCGTGGGCGATCGGCGCGTCGACGGCAATCTTAGCGGTTGCGAGCATCGCGTTCATGTTCACGAACGCCTTCGACTTCGTGTATCTCGCCGTGGCGGGCGTCGCGGGCGGCGTCCTCGTCGCGCTGACGGCGAGGTTCCTCCGGACCCCGACAGCCCAGACCGCGTGGGCGGGATACAAGTTCTCGGGCGTGTACCTGACCCTCGTCCTGATCGCCATCATGGTGGACGCGATCGTGCGAATTCCGGTGTGA
- a CDS encoding citrate synthase/methylcitrate synthase, translating into MAIGLAPHVAAGTLRTEATAMGSPVKTDLAGPRIDKGLDDVYVKESSICFVDGQRGRLLYRGYDIRDLAAGSTYEETVFLLLEGHLPNREELERAKAELAAGRTLQPSVVRLLRSMPEHANPMDVLRTAVSYLYSFDPDRDDTTRAANLRKARRLVAQLGTIVAAYERMRKGQRILRPNPKLGHAEDFLRMMTGKRPDAARARIMDVAMILYADHAMNASTFAATVAASTKADLYSTIVAALSALKGPLHGGAIEASLRGMETAGTPERAEEYVLTTLANHQVVYGFGHRVYKTYDPRAIVQKEFARQLAEKTGDDRLYRVATAIEETVVREIGSKGIYPNVDYYSGLVFQGLGIPTDLFTPVFAVARIAGWTAQVMEYWEDNRLLRPLDWYVGPKDLVYTPIDERS; encoded by the coding sequence ATGGCCATCGGTCTCGCGCCCCACGTCGCCGCGGGAACGCTTCGGACTGAGGCGACGGCGATGGGCAGCCCCGTGAAGACGGATCTTGCGGGCCCGCGGATCGACAAGGGCCTGGATGACGTCTACGTGAAGGAGAGCTCGATCTGCTTCGTCGACGGGCAACGGGGTCGCCTCCTGTATCGGGGATACGACATCCGAGACCTCGCGGCCGGCTCCACGTACGAGGAGACGGTCTTCCTCCTCCTCGAAGGCCACCTCCCGAACCGCGAGGAGCTCGAGCGGGCGAAGGCGGAACTCGCGGCGGGCCGCACGCTCCAGCCGTCCGTCGTGCGGCTCCTCCGATCGATGCCGGAGCACGCGAACCCGATGGACGTCCTGCGCACGGCGGTGTCCTACCTGTACAGCTTCGACCCGGACCGCGACGACACGACCCGCGCCGCGAACCTGCGGAAGGCCCGGAGGCTCGTCGCGCAGCTCGGCACGATCGTCGCGGCGTACGAGCGCATGCGAAAGGGGCAGCGAATCCTCCGGCCGAATCCGAAGCTCGGCCACGCGGAGGACTTCCTGCGGATGATGACGGGGAAGAGGCCGGATGCCGCGCGCGCCCGCATCATGGACGTCGCGATGATCCTGTACGCGGACCACGCGATGAACGCCTCCACGTTCGCCGCGACGGTCGCGGCGTCGACGAAGGCGGACCTGTACAGCACGATCGTCGCGGCGCTCTCGGCGCTCAAGGGGCCGCTCCACGGCGGGGCGATCGAGGCCTCCCTCCGCGGGATGGAGACGGCGGGGACGCCGGAGCGGGCGGAAGAGTACGTCCTCACGACCTTGGCGAACCACCAGGTCGTCTACGGCTTCGGCCACCGCGTCTACAAGACGTACGACCCCCGGGCGATCGTCCAGAAAGAGTTCGCGCGGCAGCTCGCCGAGAAGACGGGGGACGACCGGCTGTACCGGGTCGCGACCGCGATCGAGGAGACCGTCGTGCGGGAGATCGGCTCGAAGGGCATCTATCCGAATGTCGACTACTATTCCGGGCTCGTCTTCCAAGGCCTCGGGATCCCGACGGACCTCTTCACCCCGGTCTTCGCGGTCGCGCGGATCGCCGGTTGGACCGCGCAGGTGATGGAGTACTGGGAAGACAACCGCCTCCTGCGGCCGCTCGACTGGTACGTCGGGCCGAAAGACCTCGTCTACACGCCGATCGACGAGCGATCGTGA
- the icd gene encoding isocitrate dehydrogenase (NADP(+)) yields the protein MPAERLVLRPPDGGHKILITEAGIRVPDDPIVPLIEGDGVGPDVVRAARKAVDATVADAFGGRRRIVWYGVPAGERAMFQFGEMLPEATLGAIREYVVALKGPLTTPVGGGFRSLNVTLRKALDLYANVRPIYWIPGVPSPVTHPERLDIIIFREGTEDVYAGIEWEKGSAEAARMIDILEKEFRTHVRPDSGLGVKPVSETGSKRLIRKAIRYAIQSGRRSVTLVHKGNIMKYTEGAFRTWGYEVARNEFGESTIAWDDVAKSYGGQAPKGKVVIKDVIADNMFQQLLLRPEEYDVLATTNLNGDYLSDAAAAQIGGLGVAPGANIGDAHALFEPVHGSAPKYAGLDKVNPTAEILAGVLMLDYLGWREAAERLRDAVKAVIKSKVVTYDLARQMPDAKEVGTAAFADAVVGAIRGAGR from the coding sequence ATGCCCGCGGAGCGCCTCGTCCTGCGGCCTCCGGACGGCGGGCACAAGATTCTGATCACGGAGGCGGGGATCCGCGTCCCGGACGACCCGATCGTCCCGCTCATCGAGGGAGACGGCGTCGGCCCCGACGTCGTGCGCGCCGCGCGCAAGGCCGTGGACGCGACCGTCGCGGACGCGTTCGGCGGCCGCCGGCGGATCGTCTGGTACGGCGTGCCGGCGGGGGAGCGGGCGATGTTTCAGTTTGGCGAGATGCTCCCGGAGGCCACGCTCGGCGCGATCCGGGAGTACGTCGTCGCGTTGAAGGGCCCGCTCACGACGCCGGTCGGCGGGGGGTTCCGCTCGCTGAACGTCACCCTCCGGAAGGCGCTCGACCTCTACGCCAACGTGAGGCCGATCTACTGGATCCCCGGGGTGCCGAGTCCCGTGACGCATCCGGAGCGCCTCGACATCATCATCTTCCGCGAAGGGACGGAGGACGTCTACGCGGGGATCGAGTGGGAGAAAGGGTCCGCGGAGGCGGCGCGGATGATCGACATCCTCGAGAAGGAGTTCCGGACGCACGTGCGGCCGGACAGCGGGCTCGGCGTCAAGCCGGTGAGCGAGACGGGATCGAAGCGGCTCATCCGGAAGGCGATCCGGTACGCGATCCAGAGCGGCCGCCGCTCCGTGACGCTCGTCCACAAAGGGAACATCATGAAGTATACCGAGGGCGCGTTCCGCACTTGGGGATACGAGGTCGCGAGGAACGAATTCGGCGAATCGACGATCGCCTGGGACGACGTCGCCAAGTCGTACGGCGGCCAAGCCCCGAAAGGCAAGGTCGTGATCAAGGACGTGATTGCGGACAACATGTTCCAGCAACTCCTGCTGCGGCCGGAGGAGTACGACGTCCTCGCGACGACGAACCTGAACGGGGATTACCTGAGCGACGCGGCCGCGGCCCAGATCGGCGGGCTGGGCGTCGCGCCGGGCGCGAACATCGGGGACGCCCATGCGCTCTTCGAGCCGGTCCACGGCAGCGCGCCGAAGTACGCCGGATTGGACAAGGTCAACCCGACCGCGGAAATCCTCGCGGGCGTCTTGATGCTCGACTACCTCGGATGGCGGGAAGCGGCCGAGCGGCTCCGGGACGCCGTCAAGGCGGTCATCAAGTCGAAGGTCGTCACGTACGACCTCGCGCGTCAGATGCCCGACGCGAAGGAAGTCGGGACGGCCGCCTTCGCCGACGCCGTCGTGGGCGCGATCCGCGGGGCGGGCCGTTGA
- a CDS encoding (Fe-S)-binding protein, with amino-acid sequence MVLSPTETYVATLFLAVTLSIFGRKMYFRLRYLFAAKAVERRWDHIPTRIKNFVVYGIFQRKVAREWYAGVLHSFIFWAFVILGASVVEITAQAYAPGWRVPTPTIAGFSLSGPLYLAQEVIAVLAAIGVGMALYRRYVIRPKKLMHEGMRDATIVLFFILGIVISLLLYNAADIAAGTASLPEWKPISSALAAVPGLVLDATWWRAFWWTHVLLLFSFLAYVPHSKHMHIIFAIVNTFFMDLTPKGTLKKVDLEKTETFGVDRVEQLSWRQLLDGYACTECGRCTDACPANATGKPLNPMRIITNMRDTLDEQGAAIVRGTVAGLPDMFETVHSTEGIWACTTCYACVYECPVMNEHVPKIIEMRRNLVLTRGEMPPETMEAMRKIEQNYNPWGIGWDRRASWADGLGVKTMSDALASGDAIDVLYWVGCAASFDDRNQKVAKAFARILQKAGVRFAILGPEEKCTGDPARRLGNEYLAQAMIMGNVETLNRYGVTRIVATCPHCFNTLKNEYPDFGGKYEVVHHSQFLRDLIDAGRLAPTRDVLQFLTYHDPCYLGRYNGLFEEPREVLYRIPGVRVVEMSRSREHGFCCGAGGARMWMEERTGEKVNHRRLSHVEETQANAVATACPYCLIMLDDAAKTRNREDIRRFDIAELLERSL; translated from the coding sequence ATGGTCCTGAGTCCGACCGAGACGTACGTCGCGACCCTCTTCCTCGCCGTCACGCTGTCGATCTTCGGCCGGAAGATGTACTTCCGCCTGCGGTACCTCTTCGCCGCGAAGGCCGTGGAACGGCGGTGGGATCATATTCCCACGCGCATCAAGAACTTCGTCGTCTACGGGATCTTCCAGAGGAAAGTCGCGCGCGAATGGTACGCCGGCGTGCTCCACTCGTTCATCTTCTGGGCGTTTGTCATCCTCGGAGCCAGCGTCGTCGAGATCACGGCGCAGGCCTACGCGCCGGGCTGGCGGGTGCCCACCCCGACGATCGCGGGCTTCTCGTTGAGCGGGCCGCTCTACCTCGCGCAGGAGGTGATCGCCGTCCTCGCGGCGATCGGGGTGGGGATGGCCCTCTACCGACGGTACGTCATCCGCCCGAAGAAACTCATGCACGAGGGGATGCGCGACGCGACGATCGTCCTCTTCTTCATCCTCGGAATCGTGATCTCGCTCCTCCTCTACAACGCGGCCGACATCGCGGCCGGAACGGCCTCCCTGCCGGAGTGGAAACCGATTTCGTCCGCCCTCGCCGCCGTCCCGGGCCTCGTCCTCGACGCGACATGGTGGCGGGCGTTCTGGTGGACCCACGTCCTCCTGCTGTTCTCGTTCCTCGCGTACGTGCCCCACTCGAAACACATGCACATCATCTTCGCGATCGTCAACACGTTCTTCATGGACCTCACCCCGAAGGGGACGTTGAAGAAGGTCGATCTCGAGAAGACCGAGACGTTCGGGGTGGACCGCGTCGAGCAGCTGTCGTGGCGGCAGCTCCTCGATGGCTACGCTTGCACGGAGTGCGGCCGGTGCACGGACGCGTGTCCGGCGAACGCGACGGGCAAGCCGCTCAACCCGATGCGCATCATCACGAACATGCGGGACACGCTGGACGAGCAGGGCGCCGCGATCGTGCGCGGGACGGTCGCCGGCCTCCCGGACATGTTCGAGACCGTCCACTCGACGGAGGGCATCTGGGCGTGCACGACGTGCTACGCATGCGTATACGAGTGCCCCGTGATGAACGAGCACGTGCCGAAGATCATCGAGATGCGGCGGAACCTCGTCCTGACGCGGGGGGAGATGCCTCCCGAGACGATGGAGGCGATGCGGAAGATCGAGCAGAACTACAACCCGTGGGGCATCGGGTGGGATCGGCGCGCGAGCTGGGCGGACGGCCTCGGCGTCAAGACGATGTCGGACGCCCTCGCGTCGGGGGACGCGATCGACGTGCTGTACTGGGTCGGCTGCGCCGCATCGTTCGACGACCGCAATCAGAAGGTCGCGAAGGCGTTCGCGCGCATCCTGCAGAAGGCGGGGGTGCGCTTCGCGATCTTGGGGCCGGAGGAAAAGTGCACCGGCGATCCGGCCCGCCGGCTCGGGAACGAGTATCTCGCGCAGGCGATGATCATGGGGAACGTCGAGACGCTGAACCGGTACGGCGTAACGAGGATCGTCGCGACGTGCCCGCACTGCTTCAACACGTTGAAGAACGAATACCCGGACTTCGGAGGGAAGTACGAGGTCGTCCACCATTCGCAGTTCCTCCGGGACCTCATCGACGCCGGTCGCCTCGCGCCGACGAGGGACGTCTTGCAGTTCCTGACGTATCACGATCCGTGCTACCTCGGACGGTACAACGGCCTCTTCGAGGAACCGCGCGAAGTCCTGTACCGGATCCCGGGGGTCCGGGTCGTCGAGATGAGCCGATCCCGCGAACACGGATTCTGCTGCGGGGCCGGCGGCGCCCGGATGTGGATGGAGGAACGCACGGGCGAGAAGGTAAATCACCGCCGCCTGAGCCACGTCGAGGAGACGCAGGCGAACGCCGTCGCGACCGCTTGTCCCTATTGCCTGATCATGCTCGACGACGCGGCAAAGACGAGGAACCGGGAAGACATCCGGCGGTTCGACATCGCGGAGCTCCTCGAACGCTCGCTCTAG
- a CDS encoding DoxX family protein, producing the protein MLFPAFTDAAALLGRIALAALFLTHGWPKIKDIRKPIGFVKGTGWPGGAMFAILFTLLEFFGAIALILGFLTQIVAVLLVLEMVATTIFQRTKLKGKFRGGYELDVAYAAFALVLALMGPGAWSLDRILGFA; encoded by the coding sequence ATGCTCTTTCCCGCATTCACGGACGCCGCGGCGCTCCTCGGCCGTATTGCCCTCGCCGCCCTTTTCCTGACCCATGGGTGGCCCAAGATCAAGGACATCCGAAAGCCGATCGGGTTCGTCAAGGGAACCGGGTGGCCCGGAGGCGCGATGTTCGCAATCCTGTTCACCCTCCTAGAATTCTTCGGAGCGATCGCGCTGATCCTTGGCTTCCTGACCCAGATCGTGGCCGTCCTCCTCGTCCTCGAGATGGTTGCAACAACGATCTTCCAGAGGACGAAGCTGAAGGGCAAGTTTAGGGGCGGCTACGAACTCGACGTCGCGTACGCCGCCTTCGCCCTGGTCCTCGCGCTCATGGGCCCGGGTGCGTGGTCCCTCGACCGGATCCTCGGCTTCGCCTAG
- a CDS encoding 4a-hydroxytetrahydrobiopterin dehydratase, whose product MARRSLLSEQDIAARLRETPGWSREGKTIARTWTFRDFPEALAFINKVGTLAESMDHHPDIYNSWATVRLALTTHDKDGLTSLDFDLAKRISEL is encoded by the coding sequence ATGGCCCGCCGCTCTCTCCTCTCGGAGCAGGACATCGCCGCCCGCCTCCGGGAGACGCCCGGATGGTCTCGCGAGGGGAAGACGATCGCGCGCACCTGGACGTTTCGGGATTTCCCAGAGGCGCTCGCATTCATCAACAAGGTCGGAACGCTCGCGGAATCGATGGACCACCACCCGGACATCTACAATTCCTGGGCCACGGTCCGGCTCGCGCTGACCACGCACGACAAGGACGGCCTGACGAGCCTCGACTTCGATCTCGCGAAGCGGATCAGCGAGCTCTAG